One window of the Trifolium pratense cultivar HEN17-A07 linkage group LG2, ARS_RC_1.1, whole genome shotgun sequence genome contains the following:
- the LOC123911669 gene encoding homologous-pairing protein 2 homolog, with translation MAPKSDSADAIVLNFVNEQNRPLNTQNVADALQKFNLKKAAIQKALDNLADGGKISFKEYGKQKIYVARQDQFEIPNSEELNQMKEQNANLQKQLEEQKKAISEVEAEIKSLQSNLTLEQICEKEVDLRMEVQELEVKLNKLRGGVTLVSPEERKAVESMLSEKISQWRKRKRMFRDLWDTLTENSPKDPKEFKEELGIEYDEDVGVSLQSYSDLIPQGRKRPRGQ, from the exons ATGGCTCCAAAATCCGATAGCGCAGACG CGATTGTCTTGAACTTCGTCAACGAG CAAAATAGGCCACTGAATACGCAAAACGTAGCGGATGCATTGCAAAAGTTTAATCTGAAAAAGGCAGCGATACAGAAAGCGTTGGATAATCTTGCTGATGGAGGAAAAATTTCATTCAAGGAGTATGGTAAGCAGAAGATATATGTTGCTCGGCAAGATCAATTCGAGATTCCGAATAGTGAAGAGCTTAATCAGATGAAGGAACAAAATGCTAATCTGCAAAAGCAGCTTGAAGAACAGAAAAAGGCTATTAGTGAAGTCGAAGCAG AAATTAAATCGTTGCAATCAAATTTAACACTGGAACAGATCTGTGAAAAAGAAGTGGACTTGAGAATGGAG GTTCAAGAACTGGAGGTCAAATTGAACAAGTTACGCGGAGGTGTTACTTTAGTGAGTCCAGAAGAACGCAAGGCAGTTGAGAGCATGTTATCAGAGAAAATAAGTCAGTGGAGGAAGCGAAAAAGAATGTTTAGGGATTTATGGGATACCCTCACTGAGAACTCACCTAAGGATCCTAAAGAATTTAAG GAGGAGCTTGGAATCGAATATGATGAAGATGTTGGGGTGAGTTTGCAGTCATACAGTGACCTGATCCCGCAAGGTAGGAAGCGGCCAAGGGGACAGTGA
- the LOC123911671 gene encoding transcription factor bHLH96-like gives MTLEAVVFPQDILCKDYLYSLVEIDTNKSEGSCSHNNYGCQTNEDLFGIINNNINQNIYANWDSSSPSMMQNGKDQWDSNSSLETSNLPPFDVEATTTSRRRKRRRATSPKKEEEIESQRMTHIAVERNRRKQMNEYLAVLRSMMPRSYAKRGDQASIVGGAINFLKELEQHLQSMKGQKKINQKQHEYGYGSSSSPFAEFFMFPQYSTCDEPQNNTCYPANQMNQSRAMADIEVSLVDSHANIKIMLKKRQGQVMKMVVGLQNLGFNILHLNVSTVDDFVLVSVSVKVEEGCQLNTVDDIATAVNQLSCRIHVEAIL, from the exons ATGACCTTAGAAGCTGTGGTTTTTCCTCAAGATATACTTTGCAAAGATTACTTGTACTCTTTAGTTGAAATTGACACAAATAAAAGTGAAGGATCTTGTAGCCACAACAACTATGGCTGCCAAACAAATGAAGACCTTTTTggaatcatcaacaataacataaaCCAAAATATCTATGCAAATTGGgattcttcttctccttctatGATGCAAAATGGTAAAGACCAATGGGATTCAAACTCTTCCCTTGAAACTTCCAATCTTCCACCATTCGACGTGGAAGCCACCACTACAAGTCGTCGACGCAAACGACGCCGCGCTACAAGCCCAAAGAAGGAGGAGGAAATTGAGAGCCAGAGGATGACTCACATTGCTGTCGAGCGTAACAGAAGGAAACAAATGAATGAGTATCTAGCTGTCCTTAGATCCATGATGCCGCGATCTTATGCGAAAAGG GGTGATCAAGCATCCATAGTTGGAGGCGCAATAAACTTCTTGAAGGAGCTAGAGCAACATCTACAATCCATGAAAggacaaaagaaaataaaccaaaaacAGCATGAATATGGTTATGGTTCATCATCATCACCCTTTGCTGAGTTCTTCATGTTCCCTCAGTACTCAACATGTGATGAACCTCAGAACAACACGTGCTACCCTGCCAACCAGATGAATCAGTCACGTGCCATGGCAGATATAGAAGTGAGTTTGGTTGATAGCCATGCTAATATAAAGATAATGTTGAAGAAACGACAAGGACAGGTTATGAAGATGGTTGTTGGGCTACAAAACCTTGGCTTCAACATTCTACACCTTAATGTTTCTACTGTGGATGATTTTGTCCTTGTCTCGGTTAGTGTCAAG